The following coding sequences lie in one Hippoglossus hippoglossus isolate fHipHip1 chromosome 14, fHipHip1.pri, whole genome shotgun sequence genomic window:
- the fam76b gene encoding protein FAM76B isoform X1, which produces MATSALYACTKCNQRYPFEELSQGQQLCKECRIAHPIVKCTFCRSEFQQESKTNTICKKCAQNVKQFGTPKPCQYCNIIAAFIGTKCQRCTNSEKKYGPPQTCEQCKQQCAFDRKEEGRRKVDGKLLCWLCTLSYRRVLQKTKEQRKGFGSSNSSSLNEKDHHSRPHHHHHHHQHRHSSSHHKLSGSLSPEQEQGLWKQSHKSSLIQKETPKKKPKLEMKPSNGDSSSITQSMDSGGTDNFILISQLKEEVMSLKRLLQQRDQTILEKDRKLTEIKADFQYQESNMRVKMNQMDKSHKESMEQQQGKNRELMKQVAALSKGKKFDRTGSSLLLP; this is translated from the exons GAGTGTCGCATCGCACACCCAATTGTGAAGTGCACATTTTGCAGATCTGAATTTCAGCAGGAAAG CAAAACCAATACGATCTGCAAGAAATGTGCACAGAACGTGAAACAGTTTGGAACT CCCAAGCCCTGCCAGTACTGTAACATCATCGCAGCATTTATTGGGACCAAGTGCCAGCGTTGTACAAACTCCGAAAAGAAATATGGACCTCCACAGACCTGTGAGCAGTGCAAACAGCAGTGCGCCTTTGACCGCAAGGAGGAAGGCAGGAGAAAG GTGGATGGGAAACTGCTGTGCTGGCTCTGCACTCTGTCCTACCGCCGGGTCCTGCAGAAGACCAAGGAACAGAGGAAAGGCTTCGGCTCCTCCAACTCCTCGTCCCTGAACGAGAAAGACCACCACTCCAGacctcaccatcatcaccaccaccaccaacacagacacagcagttCTCACCACAA ACTGAGTGGGAGCCTGAGTCCTGAGCAGGAGCAGGGACTGTGGAAGCAGAG CCATAAATCGTCTTTGATCCAGAAGGAGACTCCAAAGAAGAAACCAAAACTGGAGATGAAGCCATCCAATGGGGACAG TAGTTCCATCACCCAGTCAATGGATTCTGGAGGAACAGACAACTTCATTCTCATCAGCCAgctgaaagaggaagtgatgtcactgaAGAGACTTCTACAGCAGAGGGATCAGACCATCCTAGAGAAGGACCGAAAG CTCACAGAGATCAAAGCAGACTTTCAGTACCAGGAGTCCAACATGAGAGTGAAGATGAACCAAATGGACAAATCGCACAAAGAGTCCATGGAGCAGCAACAG GGCAAGAACAGGGAGTTGATGAAGCAAGTGGCTGCCCTCTCCAAAGGCAAAAAGTTTGACCGGACAGGAAGTTCACTGCTGTTACCCTAA
- the fam76b gene encoding protein FAM76B isoform X2 has translation MATSALYACTKCNQRYPFEELSQGQQLCKECRIAHPIVKCTFCRSEFQQESKTNTICKKCAQNVKQFGTPKPCQYCNIIAAFIGTKCQRCTNSEKKYGPPQTCEQCKQQCAFDRKEEGRRKVDGKLLCWLCTLSYRRVLQKTKEQRKGFGSSNSSSLNEKDHHSRPHHHHHHHQHRHSSSHHKLSGSLSPEQEQGLWKQSHKSSLIQKETPKKKPKLEMKPSNGDSSITQSMDSGGTDNFILISQLKEEVMSLKRLLQQRDQTILEKDRKLTEIKADFQYQESNMRVKMNQMDKSHKESMEQQQGKNRELMKQVAALSKGKKFDRTGSSLLLP, from the exons GAGTGTCGCATCGCACACCCAATTGTGAAGTGCACATTTTGCAGATCTGAATTTCAGCAGGAAAG CAAAACCAATACGATCTGCAAGAAATGTGCACAGAACGTGAAACAGTTTGGAACT CCCAAGCCCTGCCAGTACTGTAACATCATCGCAGCATTTATTGGGACCAAGTGCCAGCGTTGTACAAACTCCGAAAAGAAATATGGACCTCCACAGACCTGTGAGCAGTGCAAACAGCAGTGCGCCTTTGACCGCAAGGAGGAAGGCAGGAGAAAG GTGGATGGGAAACTGCTGTGCTGGCTCTGCACTCTGTCCTACCGCCGGGTCCTGCAGAAGACCAAGGAACAGAGGAAAGGCTTCGGCTCCTCCAACTCCTCGTCCCTGAACGAGAAAGACCACCACTCCAGacctcaccatcatcaccaccaccaccaacacagacacagcagttCTCACCACAA ACTGAGTGGGAGCCTGAGTCCTGAGCAGGAGCAGGGACTGTGGAAGCAGAG CCATAAATCGTCTTTGATCCAGAAGGAGACTCCAAAGAAGAAACCAAAACTGGAGATGAAGCCATCCAATGGGGACAG TTCCATCACCCAGTCAATGGATTCTGGAGGAACAGACAACTTCATTCTCATCAGCCAgctgaaagaggaagtgatgtcactgaAGAGACTTCTACAGCAGAGGGATCAGACCATCCTAGAGAAGGACCGAAAG CTCACAGAGATCAAAGCAGACTTTCAGTACCAGGAGTCCAACATGAGAGTGAAGATGAACCAAATGGACAAATCGCACAAAGAGTCCATGGAGCAGCAACAG GGCAAGAACAGGGAGTTGATGAAGCAAGTGGCTGCCCTCTCCAAAGGCAAAAAGTTTGACCGGACAGGAAGTTCACTGCTGTTACCCTAA